The following DNA comes from Magnetococcales bacterium.
CCCCTGTTTTCGGATTGGCTTGCCCCCGGATTGATGTTATCTTGACCCGTCAATGGGTTAACCAACCCCCTCACCCGGCATGAGTTGACCAAGACAATGCCCTGTCCCGCCTGTCAACTGTCCGCATCCGACACACCCCTGGCCCTCGCAACCTGCGGGGACATCGGGCTCGCCTTCCTGCGCTGCCCCGATTGCACCGCCCTGCGCCTGCCCCCTCAACAACAACAACGCCACAACGTCGAAAGCGACCTCCCCGGCCCCGTCTCCCCCCTCATGACCCTGCTGTTTCGCTGGCGACTGCACTGGCTCTGCCGCCACCATCCCCCGCTGCGCAACCGGGAAGCCGCCATTCTGGATGTCGGTTGCGGCGACGGTCAGTTCCTGGCCTTCCTGCACTCCCAGGGATACCACCACCTGCACGGCGTGGAGCCGGAAACAGCACGTCGCGACAACGCCCGGTCACGCGGTCTCGCCGTAGCCCCTTCCCTCGACGACCTGCCGCTCGACCGCTTCGACATCATCTGCCTCTGGCACGTGCTGGAACACGTTGAACAGCCGCTACGCCTGCTGCACCAATTGAGGGAACGCCTGACCCCGCAAGGCGCACTGCTGATCAGCATCCCCAACCACGGCGGCTGGCAGACGCGCCTCTTCGGTCTCTATTCCAGCTTTCTCGATTACGGCCGCCACCTCTGGTACTGGGACCGGCATCTGGCCGAAACCCTTCCCAATCAGTGGCCGGTGCGCCTTCTCCCCGGTCGCAACCTGGAATACGAACTCTTCGGCTGGGTCGACTCCCTGGCCGGATTTCTCAGCCGATCGGTCAATCTGGTGCATCGCCACCTGAAAAAAAACCGCAGCACCCCCGTCGCCCGTCTCGGCGTTCTGCTGCTCGCCGCCGGGTTGCTGCCTCTGGCCCTGCTGCTGACCCTGCTCGCCCCGCCCTCACGGGGAGCGACCCTGACCTTCACCATCGAATGACGACAGGACGAAACGACCATGGCCAAGATCCTGTTGATCAACCCCTCCTACTTCCAGGTCTACGGCTCGAATCAGGCGGGCATCGCCAATCCCGTCTATCCGGTGCTGAGTCTGGCGGTATTGGCGGGGGCGGCCCGAAAGGCCGGGCACGAAGCCCAAATCATCGACCTCTCCTACCGGCCTTATGATCCCGAAGCCCTGGAAGCGGAAATCCGCCGCGCCGCGCCGGATGTGGTGGGCATCACCGCCACCACGCCCCTGGTCAACCAGATGCGGGATATCTCCTTTCTGGTCAAAGAGATCTCCCCCGACATCCGGGTCATCGGCGGCGGGGTGCATGCCTCCGCGATGCCGGTGGAAACCCTGCTGGAGTCGGCCCTCGATCTGGTGGTGGTCGGCGAGGGGGATCGCACCCTGGTGGAGATTCTCGATGGCCGCGAAGCCGCCGCCATCGACGGCATCTGCTGGCGCGACGCCGACAACCGGGCGGTGCGCAATCCCGATCGGGAGCTGGTGGAGTATCTGGACGAACTGGCCATGCCCGCCTGGGATCTCTATCCCATCGAGGAGTACCGCCACCGCATCTCCAAGATCATGGCCCGCCATGCGCCGTTGATCACGGCGGAGTTCTCCCGTGGCTGCATCTTCAAATGCGACTTCTGCGGCAGCAAGTCGACCATGGGGCTGGGCTATCGCAAGAAGTCCCCGCAACGTTGCGCCGAGGAGGTGGCCTATCTGTATGAACTCGGCTATCGGGAGTTTCATCTGGCCGACGACATCTTCACCAGCGACAACAAATGGGCGGTGCAGGTTTGCGAAGCCATCATCGCCCGCAACCTGCCCATCGCCTGGACCTGCAGCAACGGCATCCGGGTGGAGAGCGCCGATCGGGAGCTGTTCGAGGCCATGAAACGGGCCGGCTGCTACCGGGTTCATTTCGGCTTCGAAAGCGGCAACAACGAGGTGTTGCGCTCCTTCGGCAAGGGCGGCAAAGCCACCCTGGAGGAGGGGTTGCGCGCCGTGGAGCTGGCTCGCAAGGCGGGTCTGGAGACCTGGGGCATGTATCTGCTCGGCCTCTCCGCCGACACCGAAGAGACCATGCTCGACACCATTCGTTACGCCCGGCAAAGCCGGGTGGATGTGATGAAATTCGGCATCACCGTGCCCTTTCCGGGCACCCCCATGTTTCACGCCCTCTACCAGGCGGGTCGTATGAAGACCTTCGACTGG
Coding sequences within:
- a CDS encoding cobalamin-dependent protein (Presence of a B(12) (cobalamin)-binding domain implies dependence on cobalamin itself, in one of its several forms, or in some unusual lineages, dependence on a cobalamin-like analog.) — translated: MAKILLINPSYFQVYGSNQAGIANPVYPVLSLAVLAGAARKAGHEAQIIDLSYRPYDPEALEAEIRRAAPDVVGITATTPLVNQMRDISFLVKEISPDIRVIGGGVHASAMPVETLLESALDLVVVGEGDRTLVEILDGREAAAIDGICWRDADNRAVRNPDRELVEYLDELAMPAWDLYPIEEYRHRISKIMARHAPLITAEFSRGCIFKCDFCGSKSTMGLGYRKKSPQRCAEEVAYLYELGYREFHLADDIFTSDNKWAVQVCEAIIARNLPIAWTCSNGIRVESADRELFEAMKRAGCYRVHFGFESGNNEVLRSFGKGGKATLEEGLRAVELARKAGLETWGMYLLGLSADTEETMLDTIRYARQSRVDVMKFGITVPFPGTPMFHALYQAGRMKTFDWDQYNVYNEANALFDHPTLSWECITRYYRLAYMECYYKNPAYILRSIWRGLRSGEFFWHLYYGIRFFLLLKGGEESGGAMAYRFRERWEPLTRDRGQLNTAPPAPKARRS
- a CDS encoding class I SAM-dependent methyltransferase, whose product is MTKTMPCPACQLSASDTPLALATCGDIGLAFLRCPDCTALRLPPQQQQRHNVESDLPGPVSPLMTLLFRWRLHWLCRHHPPLRNREAAILDVGCGDGQFLAFLHSQGYHHLHGVEPETARRDNARSRGLAVAPSLDDLPLDRFDIICLWHVLEHVEQPLRLLHQLRERLTPQGALLISIPNHGGWQTRLFGLYSSFLDYGRHLWYWDRHLAETLPNQWPVRLLPGRNLEYELFGWVDSLAGFLSRSVNLVHRHLKKNRSTPVARLGVLLLAAGLLPLALLLTLLAPPSRGATLTFTIE